The Pedobacter ginsengisoli region TACCGGAGGTAAATTAACACTTGCTCTTTGTCTGATTTCATTTAAAGCCGAGTAAATACTTGCATCCGGGCCGCTTACTTCATTTTTGGCTTCTGCATACATTAATAAAACATCAGCATAACGGATATGAATAATATTCTGATCGGTTAGTGGCGTTTTGCTCCTATCAAATGGAAGTTTAGATAAGTCTATATACTTCTTCTGCGAATAAGTGGTTAACAGCGGATCAGACTCATTAAATACAGAGCCATCTGGGTTGATATACTTTTCTGTAGGGACTTTGATGGTAAACTTTAATCGCGGATCTCTGTTGGTGTATGGATTAGCTGCATCATAGCCAGATCCTGGCTCAGTAATCATTTTTCCGTTACTCATTTCATAATCATCTACTAAATTCTGATAAGGAGCAATAGAGCCATACCAGCCTATTTCTACTAAAACGCCTTCATCTCCCTGTGGATTATTAGGTGCCAAATATTTAGTAGAGAATATAATCTCAGGATTATTTTGTTGGGTTGTAGTAAGAAATAAATTAGCATAACCACCCTGATAGATTTGAAATTTACCACCTGTCATTACTGCATTTGCTGTACTTGCGGCTAAAGGCCAGTTCTGTTGAAACAAATAAACCCTTGCTTTCAATGCTTGTGCACTCCCCTTTACTGCATGCCCGCTGTAAGCTGCGTCAGGTAAGTTGGCAATGGCAAAATCAAGCTCTTCATGTACAAATGCTAACACTTCCTCTTTTGTACTTTTTGCTATTTTAGCATCATCTACTGAAACAGGAGCCTTTTTGTATAATATTACCCCGCCATAGGCTTGTACAAGATCAAAATAAATCATTGCCCTTATAAATCTCACTTCAGCTTTATAAACTGTTTTTGCTGCCTCACTACTAGGAGCTTTATCTATATTGTCTAAAAAGAAATTGCAGCCTCCAATACCTTCGTAAGGAGTGTTATAAAAGGCACC contains the following coding sequences:
- a CDS encoding RagB/SusD family nutrient uptake outer membrane protein; translated protein: MKAKQTSISLIIVMIIGMLTSCQKDFLDKNPTAAVAGEEFWKSDADAQMGLAGVYRRLQNGFYGHRKLWLDTYSDNALDRHTFYGFNSNLTLGVVNPTNIPGAFYNTPYEGIGGCNFFLDNIDKAPSSEAAKTVYKAEVRFIRAMIYFDLVQAYGGVILYKKAPVSVDDAKIAKSTKEEVLAFVHEELDFAIANLPDAAYSGHAVKGSAQALKARVYLFQQNWPLAASTANAVMTGGKFQIYQGGYANLFLTTTQQNNPEIIFSTKYLAPNNPQGDEGVLVEIGWYGSIAPYQNLVDDYEMSNGKMITEPGSGYDAANPYTNRDPRLKFTIKVPTEKYINPDGSVFNESDPLLTTYSQKKYIDLSKLPFDRSKTPLTDQNIIHIRYADVLLMYAEAKNEVSGPDASIYSALNEIRQRASVNLPPVNEAVYNTKDKLREFILHERRIELALEGHRYYDLKRRNLMGIKLAPLKNPGGAQLVFGEKNNVLPFSQTELDRNKQLKQNEGYN